Genomic segment of Yoonia sp. R2331:
CGACTACGTCAAGGTCTTCGCCCTGCAGGCAGAGGTCGCCGCCGCGCTGGTTCAGGACGGCTATGAAATCCTGCTGGTAATGCTGGCACAGTCCGGCCCGGCGCTGGAAATGGCGCACCTGGTACGCAAGTCATGGGAAGGTGTGACCACCGTTGTGCCGCGTGTCGCCGAAACAGAGGCGCAAGCGCTGGCGCTTTTGGGTCAGCCCGAAACCACGACCGATGATCTGATGCGCCTGCTTGCACAAGAAAGTTGAACTTTGTCTGAAACTCTTTGCGCCCCGCAGTCGTGACTACGCCATCGTTGTTCAACAAAGGAAGAATTTCATGACTATGATCACACGCCGCGCAGCCTTGCGCCTTGCTGCCTCTGCCGCCGCCCTGCCCGTTCTGGCAACAGCGGCAAACGCGGCCAGCCATGCCGCCCATGAAACCCACACCGTGACGATCCAGAACATGGCCTTCACGCCTGCCAATCTGTCGATCAAAGCGGGTGACAGTGTGACCTTCGTCAACATGGATAACATGCGCCATTCCGCCACTGACCTGAACAAGGCCTGGGACACCGGCCTGCTGGCCAATGGTCAATCCGCCACGATCACCTTCAACGCCGCTGGCAGCTTCAACTACCGCTGCACCCCGCATGGCAACATGCGCGGGTCGATCACGATCAGCTAATCCGACACGCAAGAACGACAAAGGGCGGTGCAGTGCACCGCCCTTTTCTTATTGTTCTGACCGTTTGGCTTAGGCCGACTTGCGCCGCTTCATGGCACCGATCCCGCCCAAGGCAGCGATCAACATCCAGCCAGCCGCAGGCAGTGGGACTTCGCCAACGATGGTGCCGTCAGGGAACGGGAGACCTATAAGTTTATCACTCCCGGCGTTATTGTTCGCCGACTGATAACGCAGACCGACCTTTGCAAAATCCGTCAGCGCGATCGTTCCGCCCTGATCCGAGACCAGAAAGGTTAATGTCGATCCATTGTCTGCAATCGCATCGTTGTTGAAAAAGGCGAGGGCGAAATCGAAATCAACTGTCGGGAACGGATTCAGTCCATTGCTGTTACCACCGACCGGAACAGTTGTTCCAAAGCAATACTCTCCGGTGCTGACCTGATTGTTGGTGTTGTTACAGCTCGAATTGTAACTGATCGCGGTGCCATCGTTATTGACACCTGAGATGTCCGATGCGCCGACCACTGCTGAGCCAAGATCGAAAGCAATCAGATTCAGATGACCATCGGACGAGCCGTTGTGCGACACGGTAATTTCAAAGAAACCTGCCGTGTTATCGTTGACTGTCACGGCCGGCGAAAGCATGTCCGGGCCGTTCGACGACACAAACGCGCCATAAGTCAACGAAGCTGCATTGGATTGAGTCGCCACAAACGGAAAAATCGCCACGGCGGAAAAAAATATAGATTTCAACATGATAACACCAGAAACAACGAAAATAACTTACGGTTCA
This window contains:
- a CDS encoding cupredoxin family copper-binding protein produces the protein MTMITRRAALRLAASAAALPVLATAANAASHAAHETHTVTIQNMAFTPANLSIKAGDSVTFVNMDNMRHSATDLNKAWDTGLLANGQSATITFNAAGSFNYRCTPHGNMRGSITIS
- a CDS encoding VPLPA-CTERM sorting domain-containing protein is translated as MLKSIFFSAVAIFPFVATQSNAASLTYGAFVSSNGPDMLSPAVTVNDNTAGFFEITVSHNGSSDGHLNLIAFDLGSAVVGASDISGVNNDGTAISYNSSCNNTNNQVSTGEYCFGTTVPVGGNSNGLNPFPTVDFDFALAFFNNDAIADNGSTLTFLVSDQGGTIALTDFAKVGLRYQSANNNAGSDKLIGLPFPDGTIVGEVPLPAAGWMLIAALGGIGAMKRRKSA